The Streptomyces kanamyceticus DNA segment CGGCCGAGGACGCGCCGGGCGATCCGGCCACCGAGGTGGTCGCCATCGACGCGGACAAGGGCAAGGAGCTGTGGTCGGTGCCGTCGGGCGCCCAGTCGACGGCGGTGACCGGGCGTACGCAGGACGCCGTCGTCGTCGGCTCGACGGTCGTGACGGTCGACGCGTCGAACACCCGCCTGGAGGCTCGGAGCGCGCACAGCGGCGCGGTCGCCTGGCGGCAGCCGTTCCCCGCGGGCACGCAGTGCTCCCCGGTGCCCTCCGGGGCCCGCCTCTACGCGATGTGCGCGCCGACCACCGAGGTGTCGGCGACCGATGTGCGCCACCCCACGCTGCACGTGGTCGACCTCGACTCCGGAACGCTCGGCAGGTCCATCGCCCTCAAGGGCCCGGCCCAGCCCGTCGGCACCGACGAGGACGGCCTCGTACTCCTGCACAGGGACGAGAAGCGGCTGGTGTCCGTCGGCTACGACGGGGTGCTGCGGGTCGGCCGGGACTCGCACAAGGTCACGTACTCGCGGCTGCCGAAGACGTACGCGGGGACGCCCGGGATGGCGGACGGCAGCGTCTTCGTGAGCGGGCAGACCGGGCTCGTCACGGCCTTCGACCCGGCGACGGGACGGAAGAAGTGGTCGCGGCAGACGGGTGTGGAGGGCGTCTCGGGGCCGGTCGGCGGCGACGACGGCACGCTCTACTTCAGCTCCGCCAGCGGCCGGGTCGTCGCGCTCCCGGCGCGCGGGGGTGCGCCGCTGTGGACGACGAATCCGCGGGCCGAGGGGCTGGCGGGCGAGACGAACGCCAGCCCCCGACTGGTCGTCGCGGGGCGCGTGGTGTTCGTGGCGGCCGCCGAGAACACCGTGTTCTCCTTCGACACGACGAAGCCGCCGAAGTCCGGCTGAACTCCCGGACTCCGACGGCTGTCGCACAGTCGCGCCGATCAGCAGCGCGGCGCCACGTACCCGTTGCTGCCCGTGCGGATGTACGTGTCCGAGACGTAGCGGCCGCTGCCGATCCGGTCCCAGATCTTCGACGTGCCGGTCGGGCCCGTGACCGTCTCGCCCGGCTTCTGGCACTGGATGGTGACGCGGCTGCCCGCGCGCAGGCGGCCGACGTTGCCGTACGACGTGCCGGGTCCTGACCGGACGTTGACGTCCGCGACGACCGGGTAGCTCCTCGCGGCGCCGGCCTCGACGGCCTCGCCCG contains these protein-coding regions:
- a CDS encoding SH3 domain-containing protein, which encodes MDEAGEAVEAGAARSYPVVADVNVRSGPGTSYGNVGRLRAGSRVTIQCQKPGETVTGPTGTSKIWDRIGSGRYVSDTYIRTGSNGYVAPRC